In Pseudomonas sp. MM213, a genomic segment contains:
- a CDS encoding response regulator: MRLLLIEDDVALGEGIHQALGREGYTVDWIKDGSSALHALLSETFDLAVLDLGLPRMDGLEVLRRLRDSGSNLPVLILTARDATEDRIAGLDAGADDYLIKPFDLAELKARLRALLRRSAGRAQMLIEHAGISLNPGTQQVSYLGQPVGLTPKEYQLLHELLSPPGRVMTRDHLMQLLYGWNEEAESNTLEVHIHHLRKKFSTDLIRTVRGVGYLVEERR; this comes from the coding sequence GTGCGTTTATTACTGATCGAGGATGACGTCGCCCTCGGCGAAGGCATTCACCAGGCCCTCGGGCGCGAAGGCTACACCGTCGACTGGATCAAGGACGGCAGCAGCGCCCTGCATGCCCTGCTCAGTGAAACCTTCGACCTGGCCGTGCTTGATCTCGGCCTGCCGCGCATGGACGGTCTCGAAGTGCTGCGACGCCTGCGCGACAGCGGTTCCAACTTGCCGGTACTGATACTCACCGCCCGCGATGCCACCGAAGACCGCATCGCCGGGCTGGATGCCGGCGCCGATGACTATTTGATCAAACCGTTCGACCTGGCCGAACTCAAAGCCCGGTTGCGCGCCCTGCTGCGGCGAAGCGCCGGACGCGCGCAAATGCTGATCGAGCACGCCGGCATCAGCCTCAACCCCGGCACGCAGCAGGTCAGCTATCTTGGCCAGCCCGTGGGGCTGACACCCAAGGAATACCAGTTGTTGCACGAATTGCTCTCGCCACCGGGTCGCGTCATGACCCGCGATCATTTGATGCAATTGCTGTACGGCTGGAATGAAGAAGCGGAAAGCAACACCCTGGAAGTGCACATCCATCACCTGCGCAAAAAATTCTCCACCGACCTGATCCGCACCGTTCGTGGTGTGGGCTATCTGGTGGAGGAACGTCGATGA
- a CDS encoding sensor histidine kinase: MTSIRRRTLTLIIGLMLAGLAVISLFNVHDSNHEIAEVYDAQLAQNARLLQGVMRMPLASQEHADLYQAFNTALGEAVPRGDGHPYERKIAFQVWSPKGEVLVHTASAPSFGTPPNTPGFSDVVDLNNRHWRAFVLEDKQNGLRIWVGERDDVRADLVDRIVRHTLWPNMLGSLILAAMVWLAIGWGLKPLADMAATLRARHSGSLEPLQMTPLPSELEPMQAALNRMLAQIQDVLGRERRFIADAAHEMRTPLAVLRVHAQNLLEAGTENDRRESLEHLIAGVDRTSRLVNQLLTMARLEPKTAAKIPPPIDLTATVRESLVQLTPWLLSKGLELVFEADDDIGPVRIDSADIHIALNNLVTNAANFSPANGLISVRLERKEDRYELSVEDEGPGIEESERNRLLERFYSRGNGQGAGLGLAIVKAIADRTGGEIKLENRTPTGTRATLVICPR, encoded by the coding sequence ATGACGTCGATCCGTCGCCGTACGCTGACGCTGATCATCGGCTTGATGCTCGCCGGGCTGGCGGTGATCAGCCTGTTTAACGTGCACGACAGCAACCACGAAATCGCCGAGGTCTACGATGCGCAACTGGCGCAAAATGCCCGCCTGTTGCAAGGCGTGATGCGCATGCCCTTGGCGAGTCAGGAACATGCGGATCTGTACCAGGCGTTCAATACGGCGCTGGGCGAGGCAGTGCCTCGCGGCGATGGTCATCCGTACGAAAGGAAAATCGCCTTTCAGGTGTGGAGTCCCAAAGGTGAAGTGCTGGTGCACACCGCCAGTGCGCCCTCGTTCGGCACGCCACCGAACACACCCGGTTTCAGTGACGTGGTGGATTTGAACAATCGTCACTGGCGCGCCTTTGTCCTTGAAGACAAACAAAATGGCCTGCGCATCTGGGTCGGTGAACGCGACGATGTGCGGGCGGATCTGGTCGATCGCATCGTCCGCCACACCCTGTGGCCGAACATGCTGGGCAGCCTGATCCTCGCGGCGATGGTTTGGCTGGCCATCGGCTGGGGGCTCAAGCCGTTAGCCGATATGGCCGCGACCCTGCGCGCACGCCATAGCGGCTCGCTGGAGCCGCTGCAAATGACACCGCTGCCCAGCGAACTGGAACCGATGCAGGCGGCACTCAACCGCATGCTTGCGCAAATTCAGGACGTGCTCGGACGTGAGCGGCGCTTCATTGCCGACGCCGCCCACGAAATGCGCACGCCCTTGGCCGTCTTGCGGGTGCACGCACAAAACCTGCTGGAGGCCGGCACCGAAAATGACCGACGCGAATCACTTGAACACCTGATCGCCGGCGTCGATCGTACCAGCCGGCTGGTCAACCAATTGCTGACCATGGCGCGTCTCGAACCGAAGACGGCAGCCAAAATCCCTCCCCCCATTGACCTCACAGCCACCGTTCGAGAAAGCCTGGTGCAGTTGACTCCCTGGCTTTTGAGCAAAGGACTTGAACTGGTTTTCGAAGCGGATGATGACATCGGCCCGGTCAGGATCGATTCGGCCGACATCCACATTGCCTTGAACAATTTAGTGACGAATGCAGCAAACTTTTCACCGGCTAACGGTTTGATCAGCGTGCGTCTGGAAAGAAAAGAAGATCGCTATGAGTTATCCGTCGAGGACGAAGGGCCCGGAATCGAAGAGTCGGAGCGCAATCGGCTCCTTGAGCGCTTTTACAGCCGTGGCAATGGCCAAGGGGCAGGCCTGGGGCTGGCCATCGTCAAGGCAATCGCAGATCGTACGGGAGGGGAAATCAAGCTGGAAAATCGAACGCCAACGGGGACCCGTGCGACGTTAGTGATTTGCCCTCGCTAA
- a CDS encoding ureidoglycolate lyase gives MKLLRYGEKGSEKPGLLDADNQIRDLSAHVPDIAGLALSPESLATLAAIDPSSLPIVAGQPRIGACVGQVGKFVCIGLNYADHAAESNMEVPKEPIIFNKWTSAICGPNDNIEIPRGSKKTDWEVELGVVIGKGGRNIDEANAMEHVAGYCVINDVSEREWQLERGGTWDKGKGFDTFGPLGPWLVTRDEITDPHALDLWLDVDGHRYQQGNTRTLIFNVPQLIAYLSRCMSLQPGDVISTGTPPGVGLGIKPQPVFLRPGQTIRLGIAGLGEQQQVTVQAD, from the coding sequence ATGAAACTGTTGCGTTATGGCGAAAAAGGTTCGGAAAAACCGGGCCTGCTGGATGCCGATAATCAGATCCGCGACCTCTCGGCGCATGTACCGGATATCGCCGGGCTGGCCCTCAGCCCGGAAAGCCTGGCAACGCTTGCCGCCATTGATCCGTCCAGCCTGCCCATCGTTGCCGGTCAGCCACGGATAGGCGCCTGCGTCGGCCAGGTCGGTAAGTTTGTCTGCATTGGTCTGAACTACGCCGACCATGCGGCCGAGTCGAACATGGAAGTGCCGAAAGAGCCGATCATCTTCAACAAATGGACGAGTGCCATCTGCGGCCCGAACGACAACATCGAGATCCCGCGCGGTTCAAAGAAGACCGATTGGGAAGTCGAACTCGGCGTGGTCATCGGCAAAGGCGGGCGCAACATCGATGAAGCCAACGCCATGGAGCATGTCGCCGGCTATTGCGTGATCAACGATGTCTCTGAGCGCGAATGGCAACTGGAGCGGGGCGGTACCTGGGACAAGGGCAAAGGCTTCGATACCTTTGGCCCGCTCGGCCCGTGGCTGGTAACCCGCGATGAAATCACCGATCCGCATGCGCTGGACCTGTGGCTCGATGTCGACGGACACCGCTACCAGCAAGGGAATACGCGGACGCTGATCTTCAACGTGCCGCAACTGATTGCTTACCTGAGTCGTTGCATGAGCCTGCAACCTGGCGATGTGATTTCGACGGGCACGCCTCCGGGCGTTGGGCTGGGCATCAAGCCACAGCCGGTTTTCCTGCGTCCGGGGCAGACCATTCGTTTGGGCATCGCGGGGTTGGGTGAACAGCAGCAAGTCACCGTGCAGGCGGATTGA
- a CDS encoding SDR family oxidoreductase, producing the protein MNLQNKRVLITAAGQGIGMASAIAFARAGAEVFATDLDISRLEGLEGITAITLDVTSTTAISEISERIGALDVLFNCAGYVHSGNILECDEADWARSMDINVTAMYRMIRAFLPGMLERGGGSVINMSSVVSSIKGVPNRFAYAASKAAVVGLTKAVAADFISQGIRCNAICPGTVESPSLRQRIAAQAAQQGVDEARVYQQFLDRQPMGRIGSADEIAQLALYLGSDASAYTTGAVHVIDGGMSI; encoded by the coding sequence ATGAACCTGCAGAACAAACGGGTGCTGATCACGGCGGCGGGGCAGGGTATCGGCATGGCCAGCGCCATTGCCTTTGCCCGGGCCGGTGCCGAAGTGTTTGCCACGGACCTCGATATCAGCAGGCTGGAAGGGCTTGAAGGCATAACGGCGATTACCCTGGACGTGACATCGACTACCGCCATCAGCGAAATCAGTGAGCGCATCGGCGCACTGGACGTGCTGTTCAACTGCGCGGGCTACGTGCACAGTGGCAACATTCTCGAATGCGATGAAGCGGACTGGGCGCGGTCGATGGACATCAACGTCACCGCCATGTACCGCATGATCCGCGCGTTCCTGCCGGGCATGCTGGAACGCGGAGGTGGATCAGTCATCAACATGTCATCGGTGGTTTCCAGCATCAAAGGCGTGCCCAACCGTTTTGCCTATGCTGCCAGCAAAGCGGCGGTGGTAGGGCTGACCAAGGCGGTTGCCGCCGACTTCATCAGTCAGGGCATTCGCTGCAACGCCATTTGCCCCGGCACCGTGGAATCGCCGTCGCTGCGTCAGCGCATTGCCGCACAGGCTGCGCAACAAGGCGTCGACGAAGCACGGGTCTACCAACAATTCCTTGACCGCCAACCCATGGGTCGCATCGGCAGTGCCGACGAGATCGCCCAGTTGGCTTTGTACCTGGGCAGCGATGCGTCCGCCTACACCACAGGCGCTGTGCATGTCATCGATGGCGGCATGAGCATCTGA
- a CDS encoding MFS transporter encodes MQTISEQLPAQAQASALEFEDRTYRKVIWRILPVLLLCYMAAYLDRVNIGFAKLDMLNELQFSNTVYALGASMFFWGYFLFEVPSNLLLHRYGARFWIARIMLTWAVISMAVAFTVPLAGFFHIESSTMFYVLRFLLGICEAGFFPGVILYLNYWFPTHRQSRVMSGFLMALPVSLTLGGILSGWLMSSMQGVQGMSGWQWMLIIEGIPSIIMAFVVIVCLANNIDSAKWLSAAEKALLKANLQTDNQGKASRLSEVFFNPRVWLLVLILLTFNTGFYGLAFWMPSIIKSTGITNSLHIGLLTAIPYSIATVAMLLNARHSNRTGERRMHAAIPAFIGGLGLILSAYFADNLVLSVLFLSVSASGILSLMPIYWTLPGTVLSGVAAAAGIGMINAFGNLSGFTGSMITAVAENLTGNINNGTYVLALCLFVSGGLILAIPASMLGRTPKTAPLTAKLEAA; translated from the coding sequence ATGCAAACGATATCCGAGCAATTGCCCGCGCAGGCGCAGGCCAGCGCACTCGAATTTGAAGACCGGACCTACCGCAAGGTGATCTGGCGAATTCTTCCTGTCCTGCTCCTGTGTTACATGGCGGCTTACCTGGACCGGGTCAATATCGGCTTTGCCAAACTCGACATGCTCAACGAGCTGCAGTTCAGCAACACCGTCTATGCCTTGGGCGCCAGTATGTTCTTCTGGGGCTACTTCCTGTTTGAAGTGCCAAGCAACCTGTTGCTGCATCGCTACGGCGCGCGCTTCTGGATTGCCCGGATCATGTTGACCTGGGCCGTAATCTCCATGGCCGTGGCGTTCACCGTACCGCTGGCGGGTTTCTTCCACATCGAATCGAGCACGATGTTCTACGTGCTGCGCTTCTTGTTGGGCATCTGTGAAGCCGGCTTTTTCCCGGGTGTGATTCTGTACCTCAACTACTGGTTTCCGACCCATCGGCAAAGCCGGGTGATGTCCGGGTTCCTGATGGCATTGCCGGTCAGCCTGACCCTGGGCGGGATCCTTTCCGGTTGGCTGATGAGCAGCATGCAAGGTGTACAGGGCATGTCCGGATGGCAATGGATGCTGATCATCGAAGGCATTCCCTCGATCATCATGGCGTTCGTCGTCATCGTCTGTCTGGCCAACAACATCGACTCCGCCAAATGGCTGTCCGCTGCGGAGAAAGCCTTGCTCAAGGCCAATCTGCAAACCGATAACCAGGGCAAGGCTTCGCGCCTGAGCGAGGTGTTTTTCAATCCACGGGTGTGGTTGCTGGTGCTGATCCTGCTGACCTTCAACACCGGCTTCTACGGCCTGGCGTTCTGGATGCCTTCGATCATCAAGAGCACGGGCATCACCAACAGCTTGCACATTGGCCTCCTGACCGCCATTCCCTATTCGATTGCCACGGTTGCGATGCTGCTCAACGCACGGCACTCCAACCGGACCGGTGAGCGTCGTATGCACGCGGCGATTCCGGCCTTCATCGGTGGTTTGGGGTTGATTCTGAGCGCGTATTTCGCCGACAACCTGGTGTTGTCCGTGTTGTTCCTCAGCGTATCTGCCTCGGGGATCCTCAGCCTGATGCCGATTTACTGGACCCTGCCGGGGACCGTGCTTTCCGGCGTCGCCGCTGCGGCGGGTATCGGCATGATCAACGCCTTCGGCAACCTCTCCGGTTTCACCGGCTCGATGATCACCGCCGTCGCTGAAAACCTGACCGGCAATATCAACAACGGCACCTATGTACTGGCGCTGTGCTTGTTCGTCAGCGGCGGGCTGATCCTTGCCATCCCCGCGTCGATGCTCGGCAGAACCCCAAAAACAGCACCCCTCACCGCGAAGCTGGAGGCCGCATGA
- a CDS encoding aldehyde dehydrogenase (NADP(+)): MPELSGHNFIAGGRSAAGSVVLHSVDATTGQPLPTAFIQATVEEVDAAATAAAQAYPVYRHLPAARRAEFLEAIATELDALGDDFVALVCQETALPAARIQGERARTSGQMRLFAQTLRRGDFYGARIDLPLPARQPLPRVDLRQCRLGVGPVAVFGASNFPLAFSTAGGDTAAALAAGCPVVFKAHSGHMATAERVAEAIVRAAEQTGMPEGVFNMIFGAGVGETLVKHPLIQAVGFTGSLKGGRALCDMAAARPQPIPVFAEMSSINPVLVLPEALQVRGERIATELAASVVMGAGQFCTNPGLVIGIRSPAFSHFVQTLSALMADQPAQTMLNAGGLRSYVHGCETLLAHSQIIHLAGRTQQGNKAQAQLFQADASLLLTGNELLQEEIFGPATVVVEVADRAELLAALHGLRGQLTATLLGETAELEQSADLVALLEQKVGRVLVNGYPTGVEVCDAMVHGGPWPATSDARGTSVGTLAIDRFLRPVCYQNFPDALLPDALKNRNPLGLTRLVNGEKTTEAL, from the coding sequence ATGCCCGAACTGTCCGGACACAATTTCATCGCGGGAGGCCGCAGCGCCGCCGGATCGGTGGTGTTGCACAGCGTTGATGCGACGACCGGGCAACCTTTGCCCACGGCCTTCATTCAGGCCACGGTCGAGGAAGTGGACGCCGCGGCAACGGCCGCCGCCCAGGCCTATCCGGTTTATCGTCATCTGCCGGCCGCCCGTCGTGCCGAGTTCCTTGAGGCCATTGCCACAGAGCTGGATGCACTGGGCGATGATTTCGTTGCCCTGGTCTGCCAGGAAACCGCTTTGCCGGCGGCACGCATCCAGGGCGAACGCGCTCGCACCAGCGGCCAGATGCGCCTGTTCGCCCAGACCCTGCGTCGCGGCGACTTCTACGGTGCACGCATCGATCTGCCACTCCCGGCACGCCAACCCTTGCCGCGCGTCGATCTGCGTCAGTGTCGCCTGGGTGTCGGCCCGGTGGCGGTGTTCGGCGCCAGTAACTTTCCGTTGGCATTTTCTACCGCTGGAGGTGACACCGCGGCTGCGCTCGCTGCCGGTTGTCCGGTGGTGTTCAAAGCCCATAGCGGACACATGGCGACCGCCGAACGAGTGGCCGAAGCCATCGTTCGCGCCGCCGAGCAGACCGGCATGCCTGAAGGCGTGTTCAACATGATCTTCGGTGCCGGCGTGGGTGAAACGCTGGTCAAGCATCCGCTGATTCAGGCCGTCGGTTTCACCGGTTCACTCAAGGGCGGCAGGGCGCTGTGCGACATGGCCGCCGCCCGCCCGCAACCGATCCCGGTATTTGCCGAGATGAGCAGCATCAACCCGGTGCTGGTCCTGCCCGAGGCATTGCAAGTGCGCGGCGAGCGCATCGCTACCGAACTGGCGGCGTCGGTGGTCATGGGCGCGGGGCAGTTCTGCACCAATCCCGGCCTGGTCATCGGCATTCGCTCACCGGCCTTCAGCCACTTTGTGCAGACGCTCAGTGCCTTGATGGCTGATCAGCCCGCGCAAACCATGCTCAATGCGGGCGGCCTGCGCAGTTACGTTCACGGTTGCGAAACGTTGCTGGCGCATTCGCAGATCATTCATCTGGCAGGGCGGACACAGCAGGGCAATAAGGCGCAGGCGCAATTGTTCCAGGCCGATGCCAGCCTGCTGCTGACGGGCAATGAATTGCTGCAGGAAGAAATCTTCGGCCCGGCCACCGTGGTGGTCGAGGTGGCCGATCGGGCCGAACTGTTGGCGGCCTTGCACGGTTTACGCGGCCAACTGACCGCGACCTTGCTGGGGGAGACGGCAGAGCTGGAACAGTCCGCCGACCTGGTGGCGCTGCTTGAGCAAAAAGTCGGTCGCGTACTGGTCAATGGTTACCCCACCGGTGTGGAAGTCTGCGATGCCATGGTCCACGGCGGTCCTTGGCCGGCGACATCCGATGCCCGTGGCACCTCGGTTGGCACATTGGCCATCGATCGCTTCCTGCGTCCGGTGTGCTACCAGAACTTCCCGGACGCCTTGCTTCCTGACGCGCTGAAGAACCGCAACCCATTGGGACTGACGCGCCTGGTCAACGGAGAAAAAACCACCGAAGCACTCTAG
- a CDS encoding LysR family transcriptional regulator gives MSDLSFSSFCGWLKFRHLLLIDTLGRTRNMHLAAQQMNLSQPAISKMLKEIESLLGFALFERQPRAMPPTALGEHVLRYAQIALNDARSFVEQISSLREGGHGHLKVGGIFAATAVALPEAILQIKQRWPLLSIEVVEQTSNHLMEMLEEKKLDLAIARFTDQSQQQRYDFQPLAPEPFCIVVNDRHPLAGVGPISLEQLVDLPWILYPVGTPIRGRMELAFAEAGVGMPRNTVDTISMQTFLQVLQRGPMIGMLPNAMVNPLLESGQLKTLDTPLHLVPQDYGILTRKGEQLVGAALEFAEILKDNARLNNDSAS, from the coding sequence ATGTCAGATCTGTCCTTCTCCAGTTTCTGCGGTTGGCTCAAGTTCAGGCATTTGCTGCTGATCGACACATTGGGGCGCACCCGTAACATGCACCTGGCGGCGCAACAGATGAACCTCAGCCAGCCGGCCATCAGCAAGATGCTCAAAGAGATCGAAAGCCTGCTCGGTTTCGCCTTGTTCGAGCGCCAACCACGGGCCATGCCGCCCACGGCGCTGGGCGAACACGTGTTGCGCTATGCGCAAATCGCCTTGAACGACGCGCGCTCGTTCGTCGAGCAAATCAGCAGCCTGCGCGAGGGGGGGCACGGTCACCTCAAGGTCGGCGGAATATTTGCCGCTACGGCGGTGGCCCTGCCCGAGGCGATCTTGCAGATCAAACAGCGCTGGCCATTGCTGTCGATCGAGGTGGTGGAGCAAACCAGTAACCACCTGATGGAAATGCTTGAAGAGAAGAAACTGGACCTGGCCATCGCCCGTTTCACCGATCAAAGCCAGCAACAGCGGTACGACTTTCAACCGCTGGCTCCCGAACCGTTCTGCATTGTGGTCAACGACCGGCACCCGCTGGCAGGTGTCGGCCCCATCTCGTTGGAGCAACTGGTGGACTTGCCATGGATTCTTTACCCGGTGGGTACGCCGATTCGCGGGCGCATGGAACTCGCGTTCGCCGAAGCCGGCGTGGGCATGCCCCGCAACACCGTCGACACCATTTCGATGCAGACCTTCCTCCAGGTGCTGCAGCGTGGGCCGATGATCGGGATGCTGCCCAATGCCATGGTCAACCCACTGCTCGAAAGCGGTCAGCTCAAGACGCTGGATACGCCTTTGCATTTGGTCCCGCAGGACTACGGCATCCTCACCCGCAAGGGCGAGCAACTGGTGGGGGCGGCTCTGGAGTTTGCCGAAATACTCAAGGACAACGCCCGTTTGAACAACGATTCGGCGAGTTAA
- a CDS encoding fumarylacetoacetate hydrolase family protein: MSLLLTPENTLPVDGVAGTLIGRAWVPGQIAGPSPIVLRADGVFDLSERFATLSDLLESDAPLSAVRETPGTFIASIEALLANTGPDADPSRPYLLAPLDLQVIKAAGVTFAASMIERVIEEQAGGDAAKAEAVRATVHGVIGDNLRSIVPGSEQAMRLKALLIEQGMWSQYLEVGIGPDAEIFTKAPVLASVGSGSRIGIHPGSQWNNPEPEVVLAVNSRGQIHGATLGNDVNLRDFEGRSALLLSKAKDNNASCSIGPFIRLFDEHFSLDDVRACVVDLEVQGEDGYRMHGSSSMSQISRDPQDLAGQTLNANHQYPDGFLLFLGTLFAPTEDRDHVGSGFTHKLGDRVSISSPLLGSLHNQVTHSCEATPWTFGVSALLRNLASRGLLPR, translated from the coding sequence ATGTCGCTATTGCTTACTCCCGAAAACACCCTGCCCGTCGATGGCGTCGCCGGTACCTTGATCGGCCGCGCCTGGGTACCAGGCCAGATCGCCGGACCTTCGCCGATCGTCCTGCGCGCCGACGGCGTGTTCGATCTGTCGGAGCGCTTCGCGACCCTGAGTGACTTGCTGGAATCGGACGCTCCTCTGTCGGCAGTGCGCGAGACGCCGGGCACCTTCATTGCCAGCATCGAGGCCCTGCTCGCCAACACCGGACCTGACGCCGACCCGTCCCGACCTTACCTGTTGGCCCCTCTGGACTTGCAGGTGATCAAGGCCGCCGGCGTGACCTTCGCCGCCAGCATGATCGAGCGTGTGATCGAGGAGCAGGCCGGTGGCGACGCCGCCAAAGCCGAAGCCGTGCGGGCCACCGTGCATGGCGTGATCGGTGACAACCTGCGTTCGATCGTTCCTGGCTCAGAGCAGGCCATGCGCCTGAAAGCCTTGTTGATCGAACAAGGCATGTGGTCGCAATACCTGGAAGTGGGCATCGGTCCGGACGCGGAAATCTTCACCAAGGCACCGGTTCTGGCCTCTGTTGGCAGCGGCAGCCGGATTGGCATTCATCCGGGTTCGCAGTGGAACAACCCGGAACCGGAAGTGGTGCTGGCGGTGAACAGTCGCGGGCAGATTCACGGTGCGACCCTGGGCAACGACGTCAACCTGCGAGACTTTGAAGGCCGCAGCGCGCTGCTGCTGAGCAAGGCCAAGGACAACAATGCATCCTGCTCGATCGGACCGTTCATTCGCCTGTTCGACGAGCACTTCAGCCTGGACGATGTCCGCGCCTGCGTGGTCGACCTTGAGGTGCAAGGTGAGGACGGTTACCGGATGCACGGATCGAGCTCCATGAGCCAGATCAGCCGTGACCCGCAGGACCTCGCCGGCCAGACCCTCAACGCCAATCACCAATACCCCGATGGTTTCCTGCTGTTTCTCGGTACCCTGTTCGCGCCCACCGAAGATCGTGATCATGTGGGCAGTGGTTTCACCCACAAACTGGGGGACCGGGTCAGCATCAGCAGCCCGTTGCTCGGCAGCCTGCACAATCAGGTGACCCACAGCTGCGAGGCAACGCCTTGGACCTTTGGCGTGAGCGCCTTGCTACGTAACCTGGCGTCCCGAGGATTGCTGCCACGCTGA
- a CDS encoding IlvD/Edd family dehydratase, with protein sequence MSDTPKRRLRSEQWFNDPAHADMTALYVERYMNYGMTREELQSGRPIIGIAQTGSDLTPCNRHHLELAQRVKAGIRDAGGIPMEFPVHPIAEQSRRPTAALDRNLAYLGLVEILHGYPLDGVVLTTGCDKTTPACLMAAATTDLPSIVLSGGPMLDGHHKGELIGSGTVLWHARNLMAAGEIDYEGFMEMTTAASPSVGHCNTMGTALSMNALAEALGMSLPGCASIPAPYRERGQMAYATGKRICELVMQDVRPSHIMTREAFENAIAVASALGASSNCPPHLIAIARHMGVELSLDDWQRIGEDVPLLVNCMPAGKYLGEGFHRAGGVPSVMHELQKAGRLHEDCATVSGKTIGEIVSSSLTSNADVIYPFETPLKHRAGFIVLSGNFFDSAIMKMSVVGEAFRKTYLSEPGAENSFEARAIVFEGPEDYHARIDDPALEIDERCILVIRGAGTVGYPGSAEVVNMAPPAALIKQGIDSLPCLGDGRQSGTSASPSILNMSPEAAVGGGLALLKTNDRLRVDLNARSVNLLVDEAEMARRRAEWTPNIPASQTPWQELYRQLVGQLSTGGCLEPATLHMRVIARSGGEPRHSH encoded by the coding sequence ATGAGTGACACCCCTAAACGCCGTCTGCGCAGCGAGCAATGGTTCAACGACCCTGCCCACGCGGACATGACTGCCCTGTATGTCGAACGCTACATGAACTACGGCATGACCCGAGAAGAGCTGCAATCGGGTCGCCCGATCATTGGCATCGCCCAGACCGGCAGCGACCTGACACCTTGCAACCGTCATCACCTGGAACTCGCGCAGCGGGTCAAGGCCGGCATTCGTGATGCCGGTGGCATCCCCATGGAATTCCCCGTCCACCCGATCGCCGAACAGTCACGCCGGCCGACTGCCGCACTGGATCGGAACCTGGCCTATCTGGGACTGGTGGAAATTCTCCACGGTTATCCGCTGGATGGTGTTGTACTCACCACCGGTTGCGACAAGACCACCCCGGCCTGCCTGATGGCCGCCGCCACCACTGACCTGCCGTCCATTGTGCTGTCCGGCGGGCCGATGCTCGACGGTCACCACAAGGGCGAACTGATCGGCTCCGGCACCGTGCTCTGGCACGCGCGCAACCTGATGGCGGCCGGTGAAATCGATTACGAAGGCTTCATGGAAATGACCACCGCGGCATCGCCTTCGGTGGGTCACTGCAACACCATGGGCACCGCACTGTCGATGAACGCACTGGCCGAAGCGCTGGGCATGTCGTTGCCGGGTTGCGCGAGTATTCCGGCGCCCTACCGCGAGCGCGGTCAAATGGCCTACGCCACCGGCAAGCGCATTTGCGAACTGGTGATGCAGGATGTACGCCCGTCACACATCATGACCCGCGAAGCCTTCGAAAACGCCATCGCCGTCGCGTCGGCGCTCGGCGCGTCAAGCAACTGCCCTCCGCACCTGATCGCCATCGCCCGGCACATGGGCGTCGAGTTGAGCCTGGATGACTGGCAACGGATTGGCGAAGACGTGCCGCTGCTGGTCAATTGCATGCCGGCCGGCAAATACCTGGGCGAAGGTTTCCATCGCGCGGGCGGCGTGCCATCGGTCATGCATGAACTGCAAAAAGCCGGGCGCCTGCACGAAGACTGCGCCACGGTCAGCGGCAAGACGATCGGCGAAATCGTCAGCAGCAGTCTGACCAGCAACGCTGACGTGATCTATCCCTTCGAGACCCCTCTCAAACATCGCGCGGGCTTCATCGTTCTCAGCGGTAACTTCTTCGATAGCGCAATCATGAAAATGTCGGTGGTCGGCGAGGCGTTCCGCAAGACCTATCTATCCGAGCCAGGCGCAGAAAACAGCTTTGAAGCACGGGCAATTGTGTTCGAAGGACCGGAGGACTATCACGCCCGAATCGACGACCCGGCGCTGGAAATCGACGAGCGCTGCATCCTGGTGATTCGTGGTGCCGGCACCGTGGGCTACCCCGGTAGTGCCGAAGTGGTGAACATGGCGCCACCGGCAGCACTGATCAAGCAAGGCATCGACTCTCTGCCGTGCCTGGGCGACGGTCGCCAGAGCGGCACCTCGGCCAGCCCTTCGATCCTCAACATGTCCCCGGAAGCCGCTGTCGGCGGAGGTTTGGCGCTGCTGAAAACCAACGACCGCCTGCGTGTGGACCTCAACGCAAGATCGGTAAACCTGCTGGTCGACGAAGCCGAAATGGCCCGCCGTCGCGCCGAGTGGACGCCTAACATCCCTGCGTCCCAAACGCCTTGGCAAGAGCTGTACCGGCAATTGGTTGGACAGTTATCGACGGGCGGATGCCTGGAGCCGGCCACCCTGCATATGCGGGTCATCGCTCGAAGTGGCGGCGAGCCGCGTCATTCGCACTGA